The sequence TCAATGATTAGCTGAACaatatatttacttaattcaatGTCTACAAAACAGAAGAAGACTTATGTAAACACATGCTTCAACCTCAACATGAAAAACAAGAACCTAGTATAGTGGTATGCAACCTTGGAAGCATAAAAcagaaaagatcaaaacaattaTGTGAATAAGGTATCaaccaagaaaagaaaatgcagCCAAACCAAAGCAGACACACAATTAGCAATAGGCAATAGAATCATCCAACAAAGTAATCAAACTAAGGAACCACCAAAACTATTCAAACTCTCTGTCCTGTCCACACATCAAATGGCAAGGTTCAGAAACCACTTACATAATTCAACATAAACTCAAATAATAAGCAGATGCAGGGAAGCTTAGTTTCAATATGGCATAACAAAGCTTTGAGCATAATCATAAGACAAAAACTGAAATCTGCCTTTGTCCAATTCTCCATAACATTCTATTGTATTGTCTCTCTTGTTATACAGAATAAATTTTCCGTGTCCTCCATTCTCCAGGAGCACGACACCATCATCTTCAGACATGCACAAGATCACCGGATGATCCAGAAAGCCGCCATGAATATGAAGTTGGTCGTAACTTATATTTAGGAAGCGAGTCCAAGATTTTTCAACTCCAAACTCCTTCATTAGCCAAAAACCAAAATGATTTCCCCCGTGACGATGAGAAAGACAGAGGCAACCCTTCAAGACCACAAGTTCAGGCGGAGAATGAGGGACTTCTAAAAGGCCATCAGGCATCAACAAGTATCTGTATGACTCATTCTTCAGATCATACGAAAAAATGACTAAGTCATCGATAGTAACAGTTTCCCATTGGTAATCAGAACTCGAATTGGGAAGTGCCAACCAGTTAACCGTGCCCCTCACAGACGCTCCATCTTGACTCAGAATGGGAAAAGCAGGACAAGTTGTTGTTAAAGTGCTCTTCCAACCAGTGTGACCCATGCAGTGAACTCTAACCTCCAAATTCTGTGGTTTATTATTATCCAAAACAACTGCTTGGTATGTGTCACTCCACTCATCATACCCAAACCCAAACATGTATCGCTTGTATCGCCTGGGGCGATCATTATGGAGATATACGCGCGGCGAATCGTCGGATATGACCCTCGTTGCGGGGTTCCAAAACCGGACCCAGAATTCATCAAAGTCACTATGACTATAGCGGTACGAAACGAGCAAGCAAACCAAGCCGTTGCAGACACCCAAGACTCTGTAAACGTTTATGTCGAAGGGGCGGAAACCCTCGATGGTGGAAGATGGGTTGTGGAGTAAAGCGTGCACAGAGCAGGGGGCGCAGTACCTGCGGGGTGCGGAATACTTGTCTCCAGGGTAGTGTTTGTCGTAAAACGTTAGTAGGATGTGTGCGTTTCTGGAGGACATGTGGAGAAGATGCAGTTTGACGAATGTAGGATCGGAGATGAGGGCTCGCAGCCACTTGGCGACGCACCTGAACCGCAGGAGATCCTTCACCGGAACCCATGACAAGATTTCCACAAGGAGTTCCTCTGGGAGAATCATTGGAGACATTTTTGTGACAATTTCTTGAAGTGAAAACAGTGGATGGAAGGAAGGGGAAAGGGGAATTTGAGAGAGGAGGAAGGGAAAAGGGACACCGTTTGACTTTGGTagcattaaattaattttttctctataattttacaatttggatattttttagtttgaaattgattttttttatattttaattcttgtttaatcactgcaatttaaaattgatttttttttcttttagtttatattttaatttttttaattatcaattgtattttaattatattttagttcttactaatatatatatatatatatatatatatatatataataattagttataaattatcaactattttttattacaaattattttacgatAAATTAATTACGAATTACTTACTAATATTTCTGTAGTTGtgattgataatattactcatatttttttatggtaaagattaaaaggaaattaaaatatgaagtatagagactaaaaatatcgctttcaaaccataaagactAAGagggaattaaaatgtaaatgataagaactaaaaaaaccGCTTTCAAACTACAGCACTAGAGAACTAAAATATAAAcgataggaactaaaaaatcactttaaaactttaggaactaaaagatacaaatgatgtaattataaaaaccaaatgagtaattaaaccttaaattaTGACcaacacttttatttatttattttaattaaaaaaatacggtactactaaaataaaataggaaTACAACAATACTTAAAGACATTTAACTATTTTCTGGTTTATGTacaacttataaaataaaataaactagtaTTGTTACTATTGCATatactagtttttgttttatcaaAGTTAAAATTGTTAGAATCCTATTTAAAATCTATTATGTCTGAAAAAGAATAATGAGACTAACCGAATCAAGGGTGGGTGAATTGGTGTATAGTCAAAAAAGAAAGTTTTAAAACTTTTGTTGCCCAAAACATTGTATCACaactttcttttaaattaatattgaatCAATCACTTAAACATaatactccttttttttttattaaggtacatcaatttcaaatatctttaaaactcagcaaattaataaagaatgtAATAGAGAGATGAAATTTAAAGAGAAGatagaaacaaatatttatattagttcaCTCTCTATTTTTAAATGAGCTAATCTAGTTATCTAATTCAACCCGAATTAGATTTTTACTATGTAATGTGATTTTTACAAGCAATTTCAAATTCTACCTAGAAAATGAAACTTAAGCACCTAACCTTAGGGTCCTTAGTCAATTCAAGCCTAAAAGAAACCTACTCTTAGCTTCAACCTAGAAACACCTATTTTAGCATGCAGTAAAACTCTTGCACATTCAATAACAATGTGTAAAAAGAATATGAAACAGAATCAATGAGAGATATAATATTTACATTCAAATGGAAGAACAAAAGACTTGACTGAATGGACCTCTCTTGATCTTTAGTGTGTTTACAACTCACTAATCACATAACCCTTAGagaaaatttactttaaaaagctcgaagaaacaaaaattgaagtttGGAAGTTGTAAAAGTTCGTTGATagtgagaacacaaggtgggtatatatagaaaaaataatagttataactgtctgtaatcgattaaattgacaatgcaatagattatttcatgaaagtaatcgattacatttttcatttaatcgattaaagtgttcttccccaATTCTGGAAAACATGCAAGAATAATGTAATCGCTTACACTCttgatttaatcgattaaagtatTTTTGAACACTTTCAAgaatgatgtaatcgattactatatcCTTGTAATCGACTAAACCAGAGCCATGATTTCTCTGGAAGTTCTcaaagac comes from Glycine soja cultivar W05 chromosome 20, ASM419377v2, whole genome shotgun sequence and encodes:
- the LOC114403865 gene encoding F-box/kelch-repeat protein At3g23880-like, with protein sequence MSPMILPEELLVEILSWVPVKDLLRFRCVAKWLRALISDPTFVKLHLLHMSSRNAHILLTFYDKHYPGDKYSAPRRYCAPCSVHALLHNPSSTIEGFRPFDINVYRVLGVCNGLVCLLVSYRYSHSDFDEFWVRFWNPATRVISDDSPRVYLHNDRPRRYKRYMFGFGYDEWSDTYQAVVLDNNKPQNLEVRVHCMGHTGWKSTLTTTCPAFPILSQDGASVRGTVNWLALPNSSSDYQWETVTIDDLVIFSYDLKNESYRYLLMPDGLLEVPHSPPELVVLKGCLCLSHRHGGNHFGFWLMKEFGVEKSWTRFLNISYDQLHIHGGFLDHPVILCMSEDDGVVLLENGGHGKFILYNKRDNTIECYGELDKGRFQFLSYDYAQSFVMPY